In the genome of Terribacillus sp. FSL K6-0262, one region contains:
- a CDS encoding phosphate ABC transporter substrate-binding protein PstS family protein produces MKKMKLSVLLAMFALVIGVLAACGGNAGGEESEGDTSGNSNSGGGEASETSIVVAGSSAMQPLVAAAAEQYKSENPDADIQVQAGGSGAGLSQVQEGSIAIGNSDVFAEEKEGIDAEALVDHKVAVVGMTAAINPKAGVDDLTKQQLIDIFTGKVTNWSEVGGEDMEITLVNRPDSSGTRATFVKYALDGETPAEGITEDSSNTVKQIVADTDGAIGYLALSYFDDDSIVKAKIDGVEATNETIGSGEFPIWAYQHSYTNGEPEGLAKEFLDYMLSDEVQSSIVPEQGYVPMTEMKVERDAEGNITEK; encoded by the coding sequence ATGAAGAAGATGAAACTATCTGTATTGCTTGCAATGTTTGCACTAGTTATTGGTGTACTTGCAGCATGCGGCGGCAACGCTGGCGGCGAGGAATCAGAAGGAGACACAAGCGGGAACAGCAACAGCGGCGGCGGAGAAGCTTCCGAAACTTCCATTGTTGTAGCAGGTTCCAGCGCAATGCAGCCACTAGTAGCAGCTGCTGCTGAACAGTACAAGAGCGAGAATCCTGACGCAGACATTCAGGTGCAAGCAGGTGGTTCCGGAGCTGGCCTAAGCCAAGTCCAAGAGGGTTCAATCGCCATTGGTAACTCCGATGTGTTCGCCGAAGAGAAAGAAGGCATCGATGCTGAGGCACTTGTGGATCACAAAGTCGCAGTTGTCGGCATGACAGCGGCAATCAACCCTAAAGCAGGTGTGGATGATCTTACAAAACAGCAGCTTATCGATATCTTCACAGGCAAAGTGACTAACTGGTCTGAAGTAGGCGGAGAAGACATGGAAATCACACTTGTTAACCGTCCTGACTCTTCTGGTACCCGTGCTACATTCGTTAAGTACGCGCTTGATGGCGAAACACCAGCTGAAGGTATCACTGAGGATTCCTCCAACACTGTTAAGCAAATCGTTGCAGATACAGACGGAGCAATCGGTTACCTTGCGCTTTCCTACTTCGATGATGACTCAATCGTGAAAGCTAAAATCGATGGTGTTGAGGCTACAAATGAAACTATCGGATCTGGCGAATTCCCAATCTGGGCTTATCAGCACTCTTATACAAACGGAGAGCCTGAAGGTCTTGCGAAAGAATTCCTTGATTACATGCTAAGCGACGAAGTTCAATCTTCAATCGTACCTGAACAAGGCTACGTTCCAATGACTGAAATGAAAGTTGAACGTGACGCTGAGGGCAACATCACTGAAAAATAA